Proteins from a genomic interval of Candidatus Hydrogenedens sp.:
- a CDS encoding tetratricopeptide repeat protein — MIFTKYLYKLLVIHLLLVYSFAWTQSPDALSDENTQLDFANGLYSRQFFKEAIDEYKKFIAQYPNSPKIGEVYLRLGKSALIEKQYETAISAFDQVISKVSDANQRMEAILRKGECFYYLKRWAECGETLKPLIEETTPPDYRPRAMYFYARSLTQTQNFESAISVLQNMIKDFPEYSLTPFAKYVLGTIYTRLNQLENAVSVLSEVASNEKVDPQLRMECNFRVAEIYSQLGWYESAMNAYQTLKTQFKEGPYKEKSDFGYLWTLYQAKKFAEAINEGKTFLQNYPQSEKKPFAMYILANSLLEQNLLDEALSFYNSLRQQYADTSYATEALYKIAWIHFLKNDSTTAKTTVTEFLDKARESPLRPDAYFLLGSLYTAEGNYEDAMEEFQMVYEKYPTSKFAPEALYKSAECAELLGITKPAIQLYNRFIQTYPQHTLIVSAYLRYGDLQGKDGNWEEALKTYLQAKEISENNPLQEQVFIRLASCYEQLHKREEAFQTYQDFINKFPQSQYAPDMKLKLGTYYLKEKKDPIKSIDSLQSLLSQNPPPIIAGQTWLAISIAYYEVKDYEKSAEALFKTISDYPQVTVGEEQFAWLAQYYLDAKKWDLARQVLKRMQEVLKDYPAPQRLQFRYAECIHNLGKLDEAIKEYQKVVDMAPSSTSATESLYRIAQIYEQTNQLPQALEFYERCANNGGSETSARAQFRLSEIYENKGEIEKAGKNYLKVAILYLHPELSPEALWRSGNCYLKINEKENAQRAFQELLDDFPSHPLAEKVKSMLSSEKENTAALSTEPR, encoded by the coding sequence TTTACGAAGTATTTATATAAATTGCTTGTTATTCATTTACTATTGGTATATAGTTTTGCATGGACACAATCCCCAGATGCCCTTTCCGATGAAAACACACAACTCGATTTTGCTAACGGTCTTTATAGCCGTCAGTTTTTCAAAGAAGCCATCGATGAATATAAAAAGTTTATTGCCCAATATCCCAATTCTCCTAAAATTGGCGAAGTCTATCTCCGTTTAGGGAAATCTGCTCTCATAGAGAAGCAATATGAAACGGCTATTAGTGCCTTTGACCAGGTAATTAGTAAAGTCTCTGACGCCAACCAACGAATGGAAGCAATACTTCGCAAAGGGGAATGTTTTTATTATCTCAAACGCTGGGCAGAATGCGGTGAAACATTAAAACCTTTGATTGAGGAAACAACACCTCCCGACTATCGTCCTCGGGCTATGTATTTCTACGCCCGTTCTCTTACACAAACTCAAAACTTTGAGTCCGCAATATCTGTATTACAAAACATGATAAAAGATTTTCCAGAATATTCATTGACACCCTTCGCAAAATATGTTTTAGGAACTATCTATACCCGTCTTAATCAATTAGAAAATGCAGTATCGGTCCTTTCTGAAGTGGCATCTAACGAAAAGGTAGACCCTCAATTGCGTATGGAGTGCAACTTCCGCGTTGCAGAGATATACTCCCAGTTAGGCTGGTATGAAAGCGCCATGAATGCTTATCAAACACTTAAAACACAATTTAAAGAAGGTCCCTATAAAGAAAAATCGGATTTTGGATACTTATGGACACTCTATCAGGCAAAGAAATTCGCAGAAGCGATAAATGAAGGAAAAACTTTCCTTCAGAATTATCCTCAATCGGAAAAGAAACCTTTTGCCATGTATATCCTTGCCAACTCATTGCTGGAACAAAACCTGTTAGATGAAGCCCTGTCTTTCTATAATTCCTTACGACAACAATACGCTGATACCTCCTACGCAACTGAAGCACTCTACAAAATAGCATGGATACACTTTTTAAAGAATGACTCTACCACGGCAAAAACGACTGTAACAGAGTTTCTGGATAAAGCCCGTGAGTCTCCATTGCGACCCGATGCTTACTTTTTATTAGGTTCATTATATACAGCCGAAGGGAATTATGAAGATGCGATGGAAGAGTTCCAAATGGTATACGAGAAATATCCAACCTCTAAATTTGCCCCTGAGGCATTATATAAATCGGCAGAATGTGCAGAATTGTTAGGCATTACGAAACCTGCAATTCAATTATACAATCGTTTTATCCAGACCTATCCCCAGCATACATTAATTGTTTCTGCTTATCTTCGTTATGGCGATTTACAGGGCAAAGATGGAAATTGGGAAGAAGCATTGAAAACATATCTCCAAGCAAAGGAAATTTCGGAAAATAATCCCCTACAAGAGCAGGTATTTATACGACTGGCTAGCTGTTACGAACAATTGCATAAAAGAGAAGAAGCCTTTCAAACCTATCAAGATTTTATAAATAAATTTCCGCAATCCCAATACGCCCCGGATATGAAATTAAAATTAGGAACTTATTATCTAAAAGAAAAGAAAGACCCTATTAAATCCATTGATTCCTTGCAAAGTTTATTATCTCAAAATCCTCCCCCAATAATTGCAGGACAAACATGGCTGGCAATTAGCATCGCTTATTATGAAGTAAAAGACTACGAAAAATCTGCAGAAGCATTATTTAAAACCATTTCAGATTATCCTCAGGTTACGGTTGGAGAAGAACAGTTTGCCTGGTTAGCCCAGTATTATCTGGATGCTAAAAAATGGGACCTGGCTCGTCAGGTGTTAAAACGAATGCAAGAGGTATTGAAAGATTATCCCGCTCCTCAAAGATTACAGTTCCGTTATGCAGAATGTATCCATAATTTAGGAAAGTTAGATGAAGCCATCAAAGAATACCAAAAGGTTGTAGATATGGCTCCCTCTTCCACATCTGCGACAGAATCTTTATATCGCATAGCCCAGATTTATGAACAAACAAATCAGCTTCCTCAAGCACTGGAATTTTATGAACGCTGTGCTAATAATGGAGGAAGTGAAACGAGCGCCCGTGCCCAATTTCGACTCTCAGAAATTTACGAAAACAAAGGTGAGATTGAAAAAGCCGGAAAAAATTATCTGAAAGTGGCTATCCTTTATCTTCATCCCGAACTTTCTCCCGAAGCATTATGGCGTTCTGGAAATTGTTATTTAAAGATTAATGAAAAAGAAAACGCTCAAAGAGCGTTTCAAGAACTATTAGACGATTTTCCTTCGCATCCTCTGGCGGAAAAGGTAAAAAGTATGTTGTCCAGCGAAAAAGAAAATACAGCGGCTTTATCGACAGAACCGAGGTAG
- a CDS encoding VWA domain-containing protein, producing the protein MSRANIKNNRSISSGTIEFLRSKRVRFWVSVIISLILYFSIIYSSQYIPLFVTGPNRIPLNIRVKLVDEKITVSQQMEEPISTSLSTRPISFQKFIDEILPSTEIPEPPHASSLQKEELAKQAVTELIDRPTETSTPDEVIQQVEERILMIEKESEKDTVDVARRILPPPEENIIKPDETPTFSLDNTVLSSQGTPISSSDIPRIIGTSPATEQTSSETTETNQAPVVLVPELEPIEPPIPIEQVLEQEIIEQPIMEETQKEKESRPYEFWDDLFELQLKTYYEQDKKQGFFQLVISPKKEAKITPLQKQVAFIIDSSASIGQRKLDQTIKGVREALQQLRKEDLFNIILFRERASFFAEGYIKATSENKNSAQKFLQQIPSTGQTDVFNSVRQIIQIPTTPGLPNILWLYSDGKPTIGLRDTRAIIANLTLENQGKYEIFTTGGGNTVDRYLLELLAYLNRGFCVIRNNIDQFSTAIPQAFQKIQNPILIDVSMDFGAIPRDNIYPFIFPNFYQGVPVSIFGKFNPETQKNFVFRLQGNAAGKRKEIIFRADLSQSSSGDFDIAQKWAFHKAFYIIGRIVREGEKPELLQILNELKEKYNIKTTYTP; encoded by the coding sequence ATGTCCAGGGCGAACATAAAAAATAATCGTTCTATATCTTCAGGAACCATCGAATTCCTGAGGAGTAAACGCGTTCGCTTCTGGGTTAGCGTTATCATTAGCCTCATCTTATACTTCTCAATCATTTATTCCTCTCAATATATCCCCTTATTTGTAACAGGACCGAATCGAATTCCTCTAAACATCCGCGTCAAATTAGTTGATGAAAAAATAACTGTTTCCCAACAAATGGAGGAACCTATCAGCACATCCCTGTCTACCCGTCCTATTTCGTTCCAGAAATTTATAGATGAAATACTTCCATCTACAGAGATACCCGAACCTCCTCATGCTTCATCCTTACAAAAGGAAGAATTAGCCAAACAGGCCGTAACAGAACTTATTGACCGACCCACAGAAACTTCTACACCGGACGAAGTTATCCAGCAAGTAGAAGAGCGAATCCTTATGATTGAAAAAGAATCCGAAAAGGATACCGTAGATGTTGCCCGTCGAATACTACCGCCACCCGAAGAAAATATAATAAAACCCGACGAAACGCCTACCTTCTCCCTGGATAACACAGTCCTATCCTCACAGGGAACGCCAATTTCCTCGTCGGATATACCGCGTATAATTGGGACTTCACCCGCTACCGAACAAACCTCTTCGGAAACTACAGAAACAAATCAAGCCCCCGTTGTATTAGTACCCGAATTAGAACCCATAGAACCCCCCATCCCAATAGAACAAGTTTTAGAACAGGAAATTATTGAACAACCTATCATGGAAGAAACTCAAAAAGAAAAAGAAAGCCGTCCGTATGAATTCTGGGATGACCTATTTGAATTACAGTTAAAAACATATTACGAACAAGATAAAAAGCAGGGGTTCTTTCAATTGGTTATCTCCCCTAAAAAAGAGGCTAAAATCACTCCATTGCAAAAACAGGTTGCTTTTATTATTGACAGTTCCGCAAGTATAGGACAGCGGAAATTAGACCAAACAATAAAGGGCGTTCGTGAGGCATTGCAGCAACTTCGTAAGGAAGACCTTTTTAATATTATTCTATTCCGTGAACGGGCTTCATTTTTTGCAGAAGGATATATAAAGGCAACATCAGAAAATAAAAATTCGGCTCAAAAATTTTTGCAACAAATACCTTCAACCGGACAAACCGATGTTTTTAACTCCGTTCGCCAAATAATACAAATTCCTACAACCCCCGGATTGCCTAATATCCTCTGGTTATACTCCGATGGAAAACCGACTATTGGCCTTCGCGATACCCGTGCCATTATTGCTAATCTTACATTAGAAAATCAGGGCAAATATGAAATATTTACAACAGGTGGAGGAAACACGGTTGACCGATACCTTCTGGAATTGCTTGCTTACTTAAATCGTGGGTTTTGTGTAATTCGGAACAATATAGACCAGTTTTCCACAGCGATACCGCAAGCATTCCAAAAAATACAAAACCCCATACTTATTGATGTATCTATGGACTTTGGTGCAATACCTCGCGATAACATATATCCTTTCATCTTTCCTAACTTTTATCAGGGTGTCCCTGTTTCTATCTTCGGAAAGTTTAATCCGGAGACCCAGAAAAATTTCGTATTCCGTCTTCAAGGAAATGCGGCAGGCAAACGAAAGGAAATTATTTTCCGCGCCGATTTATCCCAATCCAGTTCGGGCGATTTTGATATTGCACAAAAATGGGCTTTTCATAAGGCTTTTTATATAATAGGTAGAATCGTCCGTGAGGGCGAAAAACCTGAATTATTACAAATATTAAACGAACTTAAAGAAAAATATAACATTAAAACAACTTATACGCCATGA
- a CDS encoding galactokinase family protein, with protein MMILASKWIEFLLSNSTEQKRFLSNTYGNAGQERIKLIIQTLQKFIDTLGDKHVFITRCPGRINLRGMHIDTHGGFLNLMTIEQELVLIGHPRDDDKFCIYNLETKHKPFLSSFRSLQKEYPLQSSWKDICHHAQNRTDTSSHWHQYIIGTLLRFAQQTKRPLTTGIEVVVGGDIPEGSALSSSHALCIVLLQALMYNSHDNFEITTQLKMVQDAEWFTGARSGLSDQTAELLGKKDTLLGVRLNPETAEILEMNYHPFPNDVSVIITNSRTQRDISSTHAVSYIKNRFAYSVALTILKEILKSQGVDADTLKNFQSLADFSPERLGGIRNLYTLFRAIPHALPVKTLLEDFDIPGIHETFERYYGHLPQEEHPKVVPIRGPLVFGICESIRARYFFEAIQQGDILMAGYLMTLGHNGDRILDTSGNPFHREVTDDMLFVYEDLQIAPYSLIGDFGASTPVLDKLVDIANENGALGSSLTGAGLGGVVLSLCKKEDTPTIKKALQNWLCSDEYAQLLNRPSPLSPEESEKSMFVHNSTQGANVIPAPNLSLVH; from the coding sequence ATGATGATACTCGCAAGTAAATGGATTGAATTTCTTCTCTCAAATTCTACAGAACAGAAGAGATTTCTCTCTAACACCTATGGTAATGCAGGGCAAGAACGAATTAAATTAATTATTCAGACCTTGCAAAAATTTATTGATACATTGGGTGATAAACATGTTTTCATCACAAGATGTCCCGGTAGAATAAACCTTCGTGGAATGCATATAGATACACACGGGGGGTTTTTAAACCTGATGACCATTGAACAAGAACTTGTTTTAATAGGACACCCCCGTGATGATGATAAGTTTTGTATATACAATTTAGAAACCAAACACAAACCCTTTCTTTCCTCTTTCCGCTCTTTGCAAAAGGAATATCCCCTCCAATCCTCATGGAAAGATATTTGCCATCATGCTCAAAATCGCACCGATACTTCCAGCCATTGGCACCAATATATTATCGGCACACTTCTTCGTTTTGCCCAACAAACAAAAAGACCTCTGACAACAGGTATCGAAGTTGTCGTGGGTGGGGATATTCCCGAAGGTTCTGCATTAAGTTCCTCGCATGCTTTATGTATTGTTTTGCTTCAGGCTCTTATGTATAACAGTCATGATAATTTTGAGATAACAACTCAATTGAAAATGGTTCAGGATGCGGAATGGTTTACCGGAGCAAGAAGTGGACTTAGTGACCAGACAGCGGAGTTATTAGGGAAAAAGGATACTTTATTAGGCGTTCGTCTTAATCCCGAAACAGCAGAAATATTAGAAATGAATTATCATCCCTTTCCGAACGATGTTTCTGTAATTATTACCAATTCCAGAACGCAACGAGACATCAGTTCAACCCATGCTGTTTCCTATATTAAAAATCGCTTCGCCTATTCCGTAGCATTAACGATATTAAAGGAAATTTTGAAATCACAAGGAGTAGACGCAGATACATTAAAAAATTTCCAGTCTCTTGCCGATTTTTCACCAGAACGACTTGGTGGAATTCGAAACCTTTATACACTATTTCGTGCCATTCCTCATGCTTTGCCCGTCAAAACATTACTTGAAGATTTTGATATTCCCGGTATTCATGAAACTTTCGAACGATATTACGGACATCTTCCCCAAGAAGAACATCCCAAAGTAGTTCCTATACGCGGACCTTTAGTTTTTGGTATTTGCGAATCTATTCGAGCCCGATATTTCTTCGAAGCCATACAACAGGGCGACATATTAATGGCAGGCTATTTAATGACATTAGGACATAATGGCGACCGTATTCTTGATACCTCAGGCAATCCCTTCCATCGAGAAGTAACCGACGATATGTTATTCGTGTATGAAGACCTTCAAATTGCACCTTACTCCCTCATAGGTGATTTCGGTGCCAGCACCCCTGTCCTCGACAAATTAGTGGATATAGCGAACGAGAACGGGGCTTTGGGCTCATCCCTCACAGGTGCAGGATTAGGCGGAGTTGTATTAAGTCTTTGCAAAAAGGAAGATACCCCTACCATAAAAAAGGCATTACAAAACTGGCTTTGCTCGGATGAGTATGCACAACTTTTAAACCGCCCATCACCACTCTCACCTGAAGAATCTGAAAAATCTATGTTTGTCCATAACTCCACTCAAGGGGCAAATGTAATACCTGCTCCGAATTTATCTCTTGTTCACTAA
- a CDS encoding DegT/DnrJ/EryC1/StrS family aminotransferase: MQVPMLNLKAQYRHMKEEILKAIEEVLETQQFRGGNVLARFEEEVKAFIQCSYAIGVGSGTDALVIGLKALGLQSGDEVITTPFSFIATASSIVLAGGIPVFADIEPDTYHLNPQEVEKKISERTKILLPVHLYGQCVDMGAFVSLAKRYSLSILEDSAQAMGAHLFEKKAGNWGDAGAFSFYPTKNLGAMGEGGLITTNDKQIAERILLLRCHGSKKTYEHECIGYNSHLHTLQAGILSVKLRYLQEWNEKRREIARYYTEHLKEISELQLPVEREGSYAIYHQYVIRIPDRDKARQFLQERGISTAVFYPIPIHLQPCFRPFASSQEKYPQAEKASQEVLALPIYPEMTPEEVAYVVEGIKSFLVNKR, from the coding sequence ATGCAAGTTCCGATGTTAAACTTAAAGGCTCAATATAGACACATGAAAGAAGAGATTTTAAAAGCCATAGAGGAGGTTCTGGAAACACAACAATTTCGGGGGGGTAATGTTCTTGCACGGTTTGAGGAAGAGGTAAAGGCGTTTATTCAATGTTCTTATGCTATAGGTGTGGGCTCGGGAACGGATGCACTGGTAATTGGATTAAAGGCTTTAGGTTTACAATCGGGTGATGAGGTAATTACTACACCGTTTTCTTTTATCGCTACTGCCAGTAGCATTGTGTTGGCGGGAGGTATCCCTGTGTTTGCAGATATTGAACCTGATACCTATCATTTAAATCCCCAAGAAGTAGAAAAGAAAATTTCCGAGCGAACGAAAATTTTACTTCCTGTTCATTTGTATGGTCAATGTGTAGACATGGGAGCTTTTGTAAGTTTAGCGAAACGATATTCCCTTTCTATTCTTGAGGATTCTGCCCAAGCCATGGGAGCCCATTTATTTGAAAAAAAGGCAGGCAATTGGGGTGATGCAGGTGCTTTTAGTTTTTACCCGACAAAAAATTTAGGAGCTATGGGAGAAGGGGGATTGATTACGACAAATGATAAACAAATAGCAGAACGAATTTTGTTATTGCGTTGTCATGGCTCTAAAAAGACTTATGAGCATGAGTGCATTGGTTATAACAGCCATTTACATACATTACAGGCAGGTATATTAAGTGTAAAACTTCGTTATTTGCAGGAATGGAATGAGAAACGAAGGGAGATAGCCCGTTATTATACGGAACATTTGAAAGAAATTTCGGAATTGCAACTTCCTGTGGAACGGGAAGGTAGTTATGCTATATATCATCAATATGTTATTCGTATTCCTGACCGTGATAAGGCACGGCAGTTTCTTCAGGAGCGAGGTATTTCTACGGCTGTGTTTTATCCCATTCCAATTCATCTGCAACCCTGCTTCCGTCCATTTGCTTCATCACAGGAAAAATATCCGCAAGCAGAAAAAGCCTCTCAGGAGGTGTTGGCGTTACCTATCTATCCCGAAATGACTCCTGAAGAGGTAGCGTATGTTGTCGAAGGGATTAAATCATTTTTAGTGAACAAGAGATAA
- the rho gene encoding transcription termination factor Rho, which yields MSIADLKKMSVPQLSEIAGNLAIDDPGSLKKQDLIFKILQKSFEHSGSVVGEGTLEILPDNYGFLRSPDASYLPGPDDIYVSPSQIRKFGLWTGDTIRGHVRPPKEGERYFALLKVESVNGDPPEIAHQRLLFDSLTPLHPNERFYLETTSDEIAMRIMDLISPIGKGQRGLIVAAPFTGKTVLLQKIANSITKNHPEVTIIVLLIDERPEEVTDMRRSVAAEVIASTFDEPPDRHVQVAEMVLNKAKRLVEHKKDVVILLDSMTRLARAYNVLVPSSGKVLSGGIEANALQKPKRFFGAARKVEEGGSLTILSTALIDTGSRMDDVIFEEFKGTGNMEIHLDRRLMEKRIFPAINVMLSRTRKEELLIAKEDLEKIWLLLRVLSPLDTVEATELLIEKLKKTKNNADFLNSMQKM from the coding sequence ATTTCGATTGCAGATTTGAAAAAGATGTCTGTCCCTCAATTAAGTGAAATAGCGGGAAATTTGGCAATTGATGACCCAGGTTCACTAAAAAAACAAGACCTTATCTTCAAGATTTTACAAAAAAGTTTTGAGCATTCCGGTTCTGTTGTTGGTGAAGGGACACTGGAAATATTGCCTGATAATTATGGTTTTTTGCGTTCTCCGGATGCTTCATATCTTCCGGGACCGGATGATATATATGTGTCCCCGTCTCAGATACGCAAATTTGGATTGTGGACGGGGGATACTATCCGTGGGCATGTTCGCCCACCGAAAGAAGGGGAACGGTATTTTGCTCTGTTGAAGGTAGAATCTGTAAATGGGGACCCTCCCGAAATTGCTCATCAGCGATTGCTTTTTGATAGTTTAACTCCCCTTCATCCCAATGAACGGTTCTATCTTGAAACGACCTCGGATGAAATAGCCATGCGGATTATGGACCTTATTTCCCCTATCGGCAAAGGACAACGCGGGCTTATTGTTGCCGCACCATTTACCGGGAAAACCGTTTTGCTGCAGAAAATAGCTAATAGTATTACCAAAAATCATCCGGAGGTTACTATTATTGTATTGCTTATTGATGAAAGACCTGAAGAAGTTACGGATATGAGGCGTTCCGTTGCTGCGGAAGTTATTGCATCTACTTTCGATGAGCCCCCGGATAGGCATGTTCAGGTGGCAGAGATGGTTTTGAACAAAGCCAAACGACTTGTGGAGCATAAAAAAGATGTGGTAATTTTGTTGGACTCAATGACACGCCTTGCCCGTGCCTATAATGTGCTTGTGCCATCCAGCGGAAAAGTGTTATCGGGTGGTATTGAAGCCAACGCATTACAAAAACCGAAACGGTTTTTCGGTGCTGCAAGAAAGGTAGAAGAAGGTGGAAGTTTAACTATCCTTTCCACCGCATTAATTGATACAGGCAGTCGTATGGACGATGTTATCTTTGAAGAATTTAAAGGCACGGGGAATATGGAAATCCATTTAGATCGTCGTTTGATGGAAAAACGGATATTCCCAGCAATTAATGTGATGCTTTCACGGACACGAAAAGAAGAATTGCTTATTGCTAAAGAAGACCTTGAAAAAATTTGGTTATTACTGCGTGTATTAAGTCCGCTGGATACTGTTGAAGCAACAGAATTGCTGATTGAAAAGTTAAAGAAAACAAAGAACAACGCTGATTTCTTGAATAGTATGCAAAAAATGTAA
- the polA gene encoding DNA polymerase I, with protein sequence MTEVDLFSYQQQIPKQKKLYLFDGMGFLFRSFFAIQAPLKNKDGKLTNAVYGFARALLKVLREHEPDYVAIAFDAPGKTFREEEFPQYKANRPEPPKEFLDQIPMAIHLAECLNIPLLFVQGFEADDVIATIAEKVQAEDFEVVIVSSDKDLMQLIGPHTRMFDPTHGEKGQWYSEVEVRARFGTDPLHVPDALALIGDTADNVPGVPGIGDKTAKKLMEQYGSLENLYENIEKVSGKVKNSLIEKKEQTFSCRKLLTLRKDVPLNITLDTLKRKPIDKEILRNELLYLSFMSLVRELNLNEAEKKTAQEIKLCYTIVKDMDLLNSVSEKIEKAGCFSFDLATVNDGILTEQLVGIAISLKEKENYFIPFKNIKKEFSEFNFDELQRAVKVIIENNNLRKLGFDLKKSIQIFHKNGIDFQGAEMDIMVASYLTDTDFTHHSLEKIAERFLSDYVLSLEKSDTSVGGDISEIDVGKVCQRAEMIQLLYPIFKEKLREHSLEALYQEIEQPLISVLARMEERGIAINSKVFQELEKELQSRIAYLEQEIYKQAGMEFNINSPKQLQAVLFEKLGLKPIRKTKTGSSTDMEVLEELAIVHPLPAVIIEYRTLQKLLNTYIETLPKLVNPKTGRIHTNFNQTVVATGRLSSSDPNLQNIPIRTEYGKRIREGFVATDSNWTLISADYSQIELRILAHLSEDPILCEAFYNDLDIHRETASKVFGIPFEKVTDEQRRQAKAINFGVIYGMTPYGLSKAVGFSTSEASKFIESYFNRFAQVKEWLDKTIEEAKNRGFTTTLFNRRRYLSGLDSSNQVVRKSAERMAVNTPVQGSAADIIKKAMIEVDRYLREVGAYLLLQVHDELLIEVPKKSAEETACQVKSLMEKVVSLRVPLKVDIGLGDNWADAH encoded by the coding sequence ATGACAGAGGTAGATTTATTTTCATATCAGCAACAAATCCCGAAGCAAAAAAAGTTGTATCTTTTTGATGGAATGGGCTTTCTGTTTCGTTCTTTTTTTGCTATCCAGGCACCTTTGAAAAATAAGGACGGGAAGCTTACCAATGCGGTTTATGGTTTTGCACGGGCGTTATTGAAAGTTTTGCGGGAGCATGAACCTGATTATGTAGCCATTGCTTTTGATGCACCAGGGAAGACCTTTCGTGAAGAGGAATTTCCTCAGTACAAAGCCAATAGACCGGAGCCTCCAAAGGAATTTTTAGACCAGATACCGATGGCAATCCATTTAGCAGAGTGCTTGAATATTCCCCTACTTTTTGTGCAGGGTTTTGAAGCAGATGATGTTATTGCAACGATAGCCGAGAAGGTTCAGGCAGAAGATTTTGAAGTAGTAATTGTTTCTTCGGATAAGGACCTTATGCAGTTGATAGGTCCGCATACGAGAATGTTTGACCCTACACATGGAGAAAAGGGCCAATGGTATTCAGAAGTAGAAGTTCGGGCACGGTTTGGAACAGACCCGCTCCATGTTCCGGATGCACTTGCACTTATTGGTGATACTGCAGATAATGTTCCCGGTGTTCCGGGCATTGGCGATAAAACAGCCAAGAAACTTATGGAACAATATGGTTCCCTTGAAAATCTTTATGAAAATATAGAAAAGGTATCCGGTAAAGTTAAAAATTCATTGATAGAGAAAAAAGAGCAGACTTTTTCTTGCCGAAAATTGCTGACTTTGCGAAAAGATGTGCCGTTGAATATAACTCTGGATACATTGAAACGGAAACCTATAGATAAGGAGATACTCAGAAATGAGTTGTTATATCTTTCCTTTATGTCTTTGGTGCGGGAATTAAATTTAAATGAGGCGGAGAAAAAAACGGCACAAGAAATAAAATTATGTTATACTATTGTTAAGGATATGGACTTATTAAACAGCGTATCCGAAAAAATTGAGAAAGCAGGTTGTTTTTCATTTGACCTTGCTACTGTAAATGATGGTATACTAACAGAGCAGTTAGTAGGTATTGCAATTTCCCTCAAAGAAAAAGAAAATTATTTTATTCCCTTCAAAAATATAAAAAAAGAATTTAGTGAATTCAATTTTGATGAACTGCAAAGAGCAGTCAAAGTAATAATTGAAAATAACAATTTAAGAAAACTGGGGTTTGATTTGAAAAAATCCATCCAAATATTTCATAAGAATGGTATTGACTTTCAAGGGGCCGAAATGGATATAATGGTTGCCTCCTACCTAACAGATACAGATTTTACACATCATTCGCTTGAAAAGATTGCAGAACGATTTTTAAGCGATTATGTTTTGTCCCTTGAAAAATCCGATACTTCTGTTGGGGGAGATATTTCAGAAATTGATGTTGGGAAAGTTTGCCAAAGAGCGGAAATGATACAACTTTTATATCCTATATTCAAAGAAAAATTGAGAGAGCATTCATTAGAGGCTTTATATCAAGAGATTGAACAGCCCCTCATTTCTGTTTTAGCCCGAATGGAAGAGCGGGGTATTGCTATCAATTCTAAAGTATTTCAGGAGTTGGAAAAGGAACTACAATCGCGGATTGCTTATTTAGAGCAGGAGATTTATAAACAGGCGGGAATGGAATTTAATATTAATTCTCCAAAACAGTTGCAGGCGGTTTTATTTGAAAAGTTAGGTTTAAAACCTATTCGGAAAACGAAAACCGGTTCCTCTACCGATATGGAAGTGCTGGAAGAATTAGCCATAGTCCATCCATTGCCAGCCGTTATTATCGAATATCGAACTCTTCAGAAGTTATTAAATACATATATAGAAACATTGCCAAAACTGGTAAATCCGAAAACAGGTCGTATCCACACCAATTTTAATCAAACAGTGGTGGCAACAGGTAGGCTTTCCAGTAGCGACCCCAATTTACAGAATATTCCCATCCGTACGGAATATGGGAAGCGGATACGCGAGGGTTTTGTGGCTACCGATAGCAATTGGACATTGATTTCAGCGGATTATTCTCAAATTGAATTGCGGATATTGGCACATCTTTCCGAAGACCCCATTCTTTGCGAGGCATTTTATAATGACTTAGATATTCATCGGGAAACGGCGTCGAAAGTATTTGGCATTCCTTTTGAAAAAGTAACGGACGAACAACGAAGACAAGCCAAAGCGATTAATTTCGGTGTTATCTATGGTATGACACCCTACGGTTTATCCAAAGCCGTTGGTTTTAGCACCTCCGAAGCAAGTAAATTTATTGAGTCTTATTTCAACCGTTTTGCACAGGTAAAAGAATGGTTAGATAAGACGATAGAAGAAGCCAAGAATAGAGGTTTTACAACAACATTGTTTAATCGGCGGCGGTATTTGTCGGGTCTGGACAGTTCCAATCAGGTTGTTCGCAAATCGGCGGAGCGAATGGCTGTGAATACACCGGTACAGGGGAGTGCTGCGGATATTATTAAGAAAGCAATGATAGAAGTAGACCGATATTTGAGAGAGGTAGGAGCCTATCTCTTACTTCAGGTTCACGATGAATTGCTAATAGAGGTTCCCAAAAAATCAGCAGAAGAGACTGCCTGTCAGGTAAAATCTCTTATGGAGAAAGTTGTTTCCCTGCGGGTTCCTCTAAAAGTAGATATTGGTTTGGGTGATAATTGGGCTGATGCTCATTAG